One Oncorhynchus masou masou isolate Uvic2021 unplaced genomic scaffold, UVic_Omas_1.1 unplaced_scaffold_12288, whole genome shotgun sequence genomic window, TGAGGGTACTAACCAGTGAGGGAACTAACCAGTGAGGGAACTAACCAGTGAGGGAACTAACCAGTGAGGGTACTAACCAGTGAGGGTACTAACCAGTGATACTAACCAGTGATACTAACCAGTGAGGGAACTAACCAGTGATACTACTAACCAGTGAAGGAACTAACCAGTGAGGTACTAACCAGTGAGGGAACTAACCAGTGAGGGTACTAACCAGTGAGGGTACTAACCAGTGAGGGTACTAACCAGTGAGGGTACTAACCAGTGAGGGAACTAACCAGTGAGGGTACTAACCAGTGAGGGTAGCAGCGTTGACGATGGCCCTGGGGTTGAAGCTGTGAGCGTAACAGAGAGCATCTGCTAGGATCAACCGTCCCTCTGCGTCCGTGTtgtccacctacacacacacacacacacacacacacacacaatacttaATTTGATGTAAACAAAGACCTGCGTGGTTTAGTAGCCACGGTAACAAAGACCTGTAATGGTTTAGTAGCCACGGTAACACACACAAACCTGTATGGTTTAGTAGCCACGGTAACAAAGACCTGTAATGGTTTAGTAGccacggtaacacacacacctgtatggtTTAGTAGCCACGGTAACAAATACCTGCAGGTTTAGTAGCCACGGTAACAAAGACCTGTATGGTTTAGTAGCCACAGTAACAAAGACCTGTATGGTTTAGTTGCCACGGTAACAAAGACCTGTATGGTTTAGTAGCCACGGTAACAGATACCTGTATGGTTTTGCCGTTCTTGGCGGTGACGACATCTCCAGGCTTGTTGGCTTTCCCACTGGGCATGTTCTCACAGAGAGGTGCGAGacctgggggttaataacacacaTTACTACTTCCTGTGTAGAAACCTCTAGCAGACGAGCTGCAGGTCAAACTAGAAACCTTCTAGGAGACAAGCTGCAGGTCAAACTAGAAACCTCTAGGAGACAAGCTGCAGGTCAAACTAGAAACCTCTAGGAGACAAAGTGCAGACCAAACTAGAAACCTCTAGGAGACAAGCTGCAGACCAAACTAGAAACCTCTAGGAGACAAGCTGCAGACCAAACTAGAAACCTCTAGCAGACAAGCTGCAGACCAAACTAGAAACCTCTAGGAGACAAGCTGCAGACCAAACTAGAAACCTCTAGGAGACAAGCTGCAGACCAAACTAGAAACCTCTAGCAGACAAGCTGCAGACCAAACTAGAAACCTCTAGCAGACAAGCAACAGACCAAA contains:
- the LOC135529991 gene encoding cytosol aminopeptidase-like translates to MPSGKANKPGDVVTAKNGKTIQVDNTDAEGRLILADALCYAHSFNPRAIVNAATLTGAMDVALGSAATGVFTNSDWLWEQLHKASVVTGDRVWRMLVVSTLHQTGH